Proteins encoded in a region of the Pseudomonadota bacterium genome:
- a CDS encoding DNA-3-methyladenine glycosylase I encodes MTDGLRVGADEVTRCWWCGDDPLYVRYHDTEWGRPVRDDHRLYEKLCLEGFQ; translated from the coding sequence ATGACCGACGGCCTGCGCGTTGGCGCCGACGAGGTCACGCGCTGCTGGTGGTGTGGCGACGACCCGCTGTACGTGCGGTACCACGACACCGAGTGGGGTCGGCCCGTGCGCGACGACCATCGGCTCTACGAGAAGCTATGCCTCGAGGGCTTCCAG